From Bacteroidota bacterium, a single genomic window includes:
- a CDS encoding DUF4432 domain-containing protein → MKINLNPAFFSEKEKQFLKTDKFEVSLFNYDSGVEAVRIHTDLWEMIWLPFMGQQI, encoded by the coding sequence ATGAAAATTAACCTTAATCCCGCTTTTTTTTCCGAAAAAGAAAAACAATTTTTAAAAACTGATAAATTTGAAGTTTCATTGTTCAATTATGATTCTGGCGTAGAAGCTGTCCGAATTCATACTGATTTATGGGAAATGATCTGGCTTCCGTTTATGGGACAACAGATTT